The following coding sequences are from one Candidatus Borkfalkia ceftriaxoniphila window:
- a CDS encoding helix-turn-helix domain-containing protein: protein MELSQAYATRIKQLMKENRVNLYKLSKMSGVPHPTISVLLSCKTKDPRSKTILNICRAFNMNYREFYDSALFDLENISDDD, encoded by the coding sequence ATGGAATTAAGTCAGGCATATGCAACGCGCATCAAACAACTCATGAAAGAAAACCGCGTCAACCTCTACAAACTTTCGAAAATGAGCGGCGTTCCGCACCCCACGATCTCTGTGCTCTTATCATGCAAGACCAAGGATCCCCGAAGTAAAACCATTCTGAACATCTGCCGCGCATTCAATATGAATTATCGGGAATTCTACGATTCCGCACTGTTCGATCTGGAAAATATTTCTGACGACGATTGA
- a CDS encoding AzlD domain-containing protein, which produces MTLKSMLLGCLVMALVTYACRVVSMVLLRKKIRNRFVQSFLYYIPYSVLAVMVFPGIFFSTSFLVSGIVGAIVALILAFFKRSLLVVSLASIASVYLVELILNFL; this is translated from the coding sequence ATGACGCTTAAAAGTATGCTGCTCGGCTGCCTCGTGATGGCGCTCGTCACCTATGCCTGCCGCGTCGTGAGCATGGTGCTGCTCAGAAAAAAGATACGAAATCGGTTCGTTCAATCGTTTCTCTACTATATTCCGTACAGCGTGCTGGCGGTCATGGTGTTTCCCGGCATCTTTTTTTCCACGAGTTTTCTCGTTTCGGGCATTGTCGGCGCGATCGTTGCGCTCATCCTCGCCTTTTTTAAGCGAAGTTTGCTCGTCGTTTCCCTCGCGAGCATCGCTTCCGTCTATCTCGTGGAACTGATTTTAAATTTTTTATAA
- a CDS encoding carbohydrate ABC transporter permease, translating into MIYINSFKNFFQFIIDPLSLPKPWTLKNYEYAVESFNYFRLLLNNLVFESVSLFFIVLLGAMAGYTIARRPSRFKRIIYIYIVMGITLPTYTALYPQIRLISDLGLTDTYAGVIVLYVAAGMPMSIFLFNGHFGGASSELEDAAKIDGCSYYRQFFSIFFPLSIATCATLVLVQAVSIWNDTTFTPLVISKDSAKWSLMTQLNTAMGRMIGQGTRWERLYAIAALCMLPMIVLFFFVNRFLIQGVAEGAVKG; encoded by the coding sequence ATGATCTACATAAACTCGTTTAAAAATTTTTTCCAGTTTATAATAGATCCTTTGTCGCTTCCAAAACCTTGGACGCTGAAAAATTATGAATATGCGGTCGAGAGTTTCAATTATTTTCGTCTGTTGCTCAATAATCTGGTTTTCGAAAGCGTTTCGCTGTTTTTTATCGTATTGTTGGGTGCGATGGCGGGTTATACGATCGCGCGCAGACCGAGCCGGTTCAAACGGATCATCTATATTTATATCGTAATGGGCATTACGTTGCCTACGTACACTGCTCTGTATCCGCAGATCAGGCTGATTTCCGATCTCGGGCTGACGGATACCTATGCCGGCGTGATCGTGTTGTACGTTGCCGCAGGTATGCCGATGAGCATCTTTTTATTCAACGGTCATTTCGGAGGCGCTTCTTCGGAATTGGAAGACGCGGCGAAAATTGACGGGTGTTCATATTATAGGCAGTTTTTCAGTATCTTTTTTCCGCTTTCAATCGCAACGTGCGCAACGCTCGTACTCGTGCAGGCCGTCAGTATCTGGAACGATACTACGTTTACTCCGTTAGTCATTTCCAAGGATTCGGCAAAATGGTCGTTGATGACGCAGTTGAATACCGCTATGGGCAGGATGATCGGGCAGGGAACGCGATGGGAAAGACTGTATGCCATTGCGGCGCTGTGTATGCTGCCGATGATCGTGCTGTTCTTTTTTGTCAATCGCTTTCTGATCCAAGGCGTTGCGGAGGGAGCGGTAAAAGGTTAG
- a CDS encoding zinc-ribbon domain-containing protein — protein sequence MADKTIKCKDCGNDFIFTEAEQAFYKEKGFDNEPVRCPDCRKARKAQRNNGGYGRKPYGSDRY from the coding sequence ATGGCAGACAAGACAATCAAATGCAAGGATTGCGGAAATGATTTTATCTTTACCGAAGCCGAGCAAGCTTTTTATAAAGAAAAAGGCTTTGACAACGAACCTGTAAGATGCCCCGATTGCAGAAAAGCCCGCAAGGCTCAGCGCAACAACGGCGGCTACGGCAGAAAACCGTACGGTTCAGACCGTTACTAA
- a CDS encoding carbohydrate ABC transporter permease → MLPAILVFSVFTVYPAFTSLYYSFTDWTGIGTNYNFVGFANYAEMFRDKNLFQTLPVTFYYAALNAVTLLFVAFFIALMLNRQSIFTGFMRVCFFIPMLVSPLIVGFVFKEFYAPTVGDETGSLNKILMQIGLGFLSTNWLGNEYTAMIVIVLTGVWYQVGQTALIYLATMQGISAEYYEAATLDGAGYWKRTYHITWKLMGPALMVNTILLLINSLKQYDMIALLTNGGPGTSTKVINLAIVELSIASQKVGLGCAMSMVVTAFTFVLVSVTQKLLSRRATAHD, encoded by the coding sequence TTGCTTCCTGCCATACTCGTTTTTTCAGTGTTTACGGTTTATCCCGCCTTTACGTCGCTGTATTATTCGTTTACGGACTGGACGGGTATCGGGACCAATTATAATTTTGTCGGATTTGCAAATTATGCCGAAATGTTTCGGGATAAAAATTTGTTCCAAACGCTTCCCGTAACTTTTTATTATGCCGCATTAAATGCAGTTACGCTGTTGTTTGTGGCTTTTTTTATCGCGCTGATGTTAAATCGGCAAAGCATATTTACGGGTTTTATGCGCGTGTGTTTCTTTATTCCGATGTTGGTTTCTCCCTTGATCGTAGGATTCGTTTTCAAAGAGTTTTATGCGCCGACCGTCGGTGACGAAACGGGTTCGCTGAATAAAATTTTAATGCAGATAGGATTAGGATTTTTATCGACGAACTGGCTGGGAAACGAATATACGGCAATGATCGTCATCGTCTTGACCGGAGTATGGTATCAGGTCGGACAAACGGCATTGATTTACCTGGCAACGATGCAGGGCATTTCCGCAGAATATTATGAAGCGGCAACGCTCGACGGGGCAGGCTATTGGAAACGTACTTATCACATCACCTGGAAACTGATGGGCCCCGCTCTGATGGTCAATACGATCTTGTTGCTGATAAACAGTTTAAAACAATATGATATGATTGCTTTGCTTACAAACGGCGGGCCGGGCACATCTACAAAGGTGATCAACTTGGCGATCGTAGAACTATCGATCGCTTCGCAAAAGGTTGGTTTGGGGTGCGCCATGTCTATGGTCGTAACGGCGTTTACTTTTGTATTGGTATCGGTTACGCAAAAACTTTTATCGAGGAGGGCGACCGCACATGACTGA
- a CDS encoding ADP-ribosylglycohydrolase family protein, with amino-acid sequence MFEIDYKEYLDKVYGCYLGVSIGGLVGAPYEGAKEIIDVPIDLSGIDQMLFNDDLDLQVLFFQAVEKFGVRFNANMLANLFLKCCPYSPGEYAIFKKNYARGILPPISGTFNNEFYHEGMGCCIRGELWGCLFPNDPLTAKKYAYFDGCMDHANESIYSEYFVASLIAYSFVYSDIDRIIRLATEQVPQESKFRLMLETVSSWCDETSHPDALREKIIREFGHPDCTNVFQNLAFIVAGLKMYFNDFETLIEKTVRLGFDTDCTGGIVAAVWGAVHGASALQKKYGIDEVKLVLGVNCPDYSGKVSKFAEAVAQKGASFNDEDRSGVKIVNAPLPHEICKQSVLYELVDYDPVLEFDTMKTVKIRADVPEGRTGEFFYENDRLKTVFFSTEKEGDGYLLTLGVLLEKAPQTPADLCGKIVFETADGIDEDDCIPLGFAPPVIFEVSAPIFDTFEHIVFEKGKNYYGHFAGEQDENKRFDRIRDYHLNYKIPLQDERDFALRISRGEPFSNQKVIVYTDKLYSERLTGYRGPCLLYLRRKLYFGNDCICAIWCGCEGRAEVWLNGEKLAENHQNTFFTYENLHINRAKMKCGENDLVIKLWRETGKECFSCNILNEGGVMDFPEHVLNFKQIN; translated from the coding sequence ATGTTTGAAATAGATTATAAAGAATATCTCGATAAGGTCTATGGCTGTTATCTCGGCGTGAGTATCGGAGGATTGGTCGGCGCGCCCTATGAGGGCGCGAAAGAAATCATCGACGTGCCGATCGATCTTTCGGGCATCGATCAGATGCTGTTTAACGACGACCTCGATTTACAAGTGCTGTTTTTTCAAGCGGTCGAAAAATTCGGAGTGCGGTTCAATGCGAATATGCTGGCGAATTTGTTTTTGAAGTGCTGCCCTTATTCGCCTGGCGAATATGCGATTTTTAAGAAAAATTATGCACGGGGGATTCTTCCCCCGATTTCAGGTACGTTTAACAATGAGTTTTATCATGAAGGAATGGGCTGTTGTATCCGCGGCGAACTTTGGGGTTGTCTGTTCCCAAACGATCCGCTGACGGCGAAAAAATATGCTTATTTCGACGGCTGCATGGATCACGCCAACGAATCGATTTATTCGGAATATTTTGTCGCTTCGCTCATCGCTTACAGTTTTGTTTATTCGGATATCGACAGGATCATTCGGTTGGCTACGGAGCAGGTGCCGCAGGAAAGCAAGTTCCGCCTTATGCTGGAAACGGTATCTTCTTGGTGTGACGAAACGTCACATCCTGATGCGCTGCGCGAAAAAATTATCCGGGAGTTCGGTCATCCGGACTGTACAAATGTGTTCCAGAATCTCGCATTTATCGTTGCGGGGCTAAAAATGTACTTTAACGATTTTGAAACATTGATCGAAAAGACGGTGCGCCTCGGTTTCGATACAGACTGTACGGGCGGTATCGTCGCGGCGGTATGGGGCGCCGTGCACGGCGCTTCGGCTTTGCAGAAAAAGTATGGGATAGATGAGGTCAAACTTGTTTTGGGGGTAAATTGCCCCGATTACAGCGGCAAGGTTTCGAAGTTTGCGGAGGCGGTCGCGCAAAAAGGCGCATCTTTTAACGACGAAGACCGCAGCGGCGTTAAAATCGTAAATGCGCCCTTGCCTCACGAAATTTGTAAGCAAAGCGTTTTATACGAACTCGTCGATTACGATCCCGTATTAGAATTCGATACGATGAAAACGGTAAAGATACGGGCGGATGTTCCCGAGGGAAGAACGGGCGAATTTTTTTATGAAAATGACCGTTTGAAAACCGTGTTCTTTTCCACGGAAAAGGAGGGGGACGGATACTTGCTTACCTTGGGAGTTTTGCTTGAAAAGGCGCCGCAAACGCCGGCTGATCTTTGCGGGAAAATAGTTTTTGAAACCGCTGACGGAATCGACGAAGACGATTGTATTCCGTTGGGGTTTGCTCCGCCCGTGATCTTTGAGGTATCGGCGCCGATATTCGATACGTTCGAGCACATTGTTTTTGAAAAGGGAAAAAATTATTACGGACATTTTGCAGGGGAGCAAGACGAAAACAAGCGTTTTGACCGCATCCGCGATTACCATTTGAATTATAAGATTCCGCTGCAAGATGAACGGGATTTTGCCTTACGCATTTCGCGGGGAGAACCGTTTTCCAATCAAAAGGTGATTGTGTATACGGATAAATTGTATTCCGAACGATTGACGGGATACCGCGGGCCGTGTTTGCTGTATCTTCGCCGAAAATTATACTTCGGGAACGATTGCATCTGTGCGATTTGGTGCGGCTGCGAAGGGCGCGCGGAAGTTTGGCTCAACGGCGAAAAATTGGCGGAAAATCACCAAAATACCTTTTTCACTTATGAAAATTTACATATCAATCGTGCGAAAATGAAGTGCGGCGAAAATGATCTCGTCATAAAATTATGGCGCGAAACAGGCAAAGAATGCTTTTCCTGCAATATTTTGAACGAAGGCGGGGTAATGGATTTTCCCGAACACGTTTTAAATTTTAAACAAATCAATTAA
- a CDS encoding family 16 glycoside hydrolase — protein sequence MMRKHMLKKSAMLIISLVLAFCFLTAAAACGGDKKKDPPDNSVKEEAGQVEIVKKDWKGTEGFWEITDNVFYQKQDKAAGRLVYQKQVDQDYITFKAQVKLMTADASAGIEFRSQKEVETSDASLTTFSLSVADGAVMKFPSGSDRYGKGKKNIKAEIGKWYSLEIILNGTDVSYYVDSTLVEQRTDCAIKKGNKYFALLARGADTRIKNVQFEMFTPNNLSWEELLNRSDLVKQGYDRFSAAHFEYPYVGFGRTSLLVSPYGFMTPKAERPSYIGSNYRDDPQFIYDLWWDDTIKVDPFTFSGGYNVGGELVEGDMLDDDTCTYKQAVDIDSGVLTTDLTLSVGGEYIRSSREMIVNEDGTVIYRITNGGQKQFMFNLTVRDSVFGGLEYQVQKDGYLAKCNLRKDTENKAYVQVKAVSDAGFTVQNDGTILFNATDQPIYIYIAPESDLTFEENHDPSANAAAIAEKAVKAGFDAAVQNAKDWYEAFYDAGRVSIPDLGMAKWYVRSLYYHAVSMAGTRVPPGCYSNNVAGFFGGPCPEFDLSLSQYMLMMTNHTDLAQTTIDWYANTRDTLRANAESGYADKTGHSHEAVTGGYLIPWIAGWDGSPTRGPEVGHEQGWVSMFAGANVAGFILNQAEYLDTDRTLAKDIMLGQLRMMMSFFKKIDGIWVHEGVWAGGDNYSAGSFSESMAAVYSLITISDLREEYPELFTGAENAEIDEWLKRLPDMPPYNDQFTVTYDPDKAMYTIGHTTAKIPEMITEGTGYVGGPTNNVYFWYHLLPYNDPNLAGTLVSIAESGQFDYHFNTGWSATVAARAGLSDFAYEFTRYMLRPSSLYDDWYFTENVNDSEDFKRSPELGSHGSYVMAISAMMFDGETDEYIKTFPAIPRKWQAIGVDFDRMLAKGKIEVSGKFTNQQTSVTLNNLSGQEAIRDVYVRVQEGSGAARYNGNEYEIVDGCMALIPDVRIPAGESVTLTVEGIEKDVEIEEFKGLSPVAQSDRVRTENVPFSWTAADHACSYRLVVSKYSDLSTPLFDKNVGLTTLYYPLDTEEQIDLSEGTKYYWSVYAVHGSSERQMSQKVLSFTTKGGGAEPVDPLPDGTTIEVFGKTWGVNQYAAAVDDGIQVTSIVGYQENNPTGAYFETDKDFIVTVSVEMGKLGKAGIEILSNGSYQFVRTEDGRISSYGSLAGGGMSPDDGPEVTGKVTYRLSRLNGVVSTYYKLEGENDFTKIMEGELPSALNGQNIRVYLCAISSYYDQSTQVMAKFTDYTEEFFEAGEPSEPGEEIPEGEIVAAGQTVSVNGITLTASEGANIVKGQNGEAESVIVNSIEGRNDADPTGFYFNISQNFEFTAKFRTDGLGKSGLMLQDPAGKYMFIRSENGTISSYGSMQDGCGSGNAGNIDGWIYFRLAMENGVLYTAYSADGQTFTKVVNDIKLSYNADTVFKFWLFASQDGAGGAVKAAQFTELSLIQTPYEQPETGIPSGSTVDVFGRQFTSTSEIIKTENGYRIAGAGLPDNAPAGMYTVLNGDFVLEAKLNIHLDGATAGLTFLTEKNNYMFVRSTGDYKLESYGNLNTGASGVGGTEIGYTGGEITLKIVRSGNTVTTYYKLGEKEFKQFSALVIDEQYIGDSDSLKVYFAVNGGGISSSMEISECKITQ from the coding sequence ATGATGCGTAAGCATATGCTGAAAAAGAGTGCAATGCTGATTATCAGTTTGGTTTTGGCTTTCTGTTTTTTGACCGCAGCGGCAGCGTGCGGCGGGGATAAGAAAAAAGATCCCCCCGACAATTCCGTGAAAGAAGAGGCGGGGCAAGTCGAAATCGTGAAAAAAGACTGGAAGGGCACGGAAGGATTTTGGGAGATCACAGACAATGTTTTTTACCAGAAACAAGATAAAGCAGCGGGGCGGCTGGTTTATCAAAAGCAGGTGGATCAGGATTACATAACGTTTAAAGCGCAGGTAAAACTGATGACTGCCGACGCTTCCGCGGGAATCGAATTCCGTTCCCAAAAAGAAGTTGAAACTTCGGATGCTTCGTTAACTACTTTTTCGCTCTCCGTCGCCGATGGCGCCGTGATGAAATTTCCGAGCGGCTCAGACCGCTACGGAAAGGGCAAAAAAAATATAAAAGCAGAGATCGGAAAATGGTACTCGCTGGAAATCATTTTAAACGGAACCGACGTTTCGTATTACGTAGACAGCACGTTGGTAGAACAGCGCACAGATTGTGCGATCAAAAAAGGCAACAAATATTTTGCTTTGCTCGCCCGGGGTGCCGATACGCGCATTAAAAACGTGCAGTTCGAAATGTTCACGCCCAATAATCTTTCGTGGGAAGAACTGTTGAACCGTTCCGACCTTGTAAAACAGGGGTACGACCGTTTTAGCGCAGCGCATTTCGAGTATCCCTATGTCGGGTTCGGAAGAACTTCTCTGCTTGTCAGCCCTTACGGATTTATGACGCCCAAAGCGGAGAGACCTTCCTATATAGGCAGCAATTACCGCGACGATCCGCAGTTTATCTACGACCTGTGGTGGGACGATACGATCAAGGTGGATCCGTTTACTTTTTCGGGCGGATATAACGTGGGCGGCGAGTTGGTCGAGGGAGATATGCTCGACGACGATACCTGCACATATAAACAGGCGGTTGACATCGACAGCGGCGTGCTTACGACCGATCTCACGTTGTCGGTGGGCGGCGAGTATATCAGATCCTCGCGAGAAATGATCGTAAATGAAGACGGAACGGTGATTTATCGGATCACGAACGGAGGACAAAAACAGTTTATGTTTAACCTGACCGTCCGCGATTCCGTATTCGGCGGGTTAGAATATCAGGTTCAAAAAGACGGGTATCTCGCCAAATGCAATTTGCGCAAGGATACTGAAAATAAGGCGTACGTACAGGTAAAAGCCGTGAGCGATGCGGGCTTTACGGTGCAAAACGACGGTACGATTCTGTTTAATGCTACCGACCAGCCCATATATATTTACATTGCGCCCGAATCGGATCTGACGTTCGAAGAAAATCACGATCCGAGCGCGAACGCTGCGGCGATTGCGGAGAAGGCGGTCAAAGCAGGATTCGACGCTGCGGTTCAGAACGCCAAGGATTGGTATGAAGCGTTTTATGATGCCGGCAGAGTTTCGATTCCCGATCTCGGCATGGCAAAATGGTATGTAAGGTCGCTATATTATCACGCCGTTTCCATGGCGGGAACGCGTGTTCCGCCCGGATGTTATTCGAACAATGTTGCGGGATTCTTCGGCGGACCTTGCCCCGAATTCGACCTTTCTCTATCGCAGTATATGCTGATGATGACCAATCATACGGACCTGGCGCAGACTACAATCGATTGGTACGCGAATACGCGGGATACATTGCGCGCCAATGCCGAAAGCGGATATGCCGACAAGACGGGGCATTCGCACGAAGCGGTTACGGGCGGATACCTGATCCCCTGGATCGCGGGATGGGACGGTTCTCCCACGCGCGGTCCCGAGGTCGGGCACGAGCAGGGTTGGGTAAGTATGTTTGCCGGTGCAAACGTGGCCGGTTTCATTTTAAACCAGGCGGAATATTTGGATACGGACAGGACGCTTGCCAAAGATATCATGCTTGGGCAACTCCGTATGATGATGTCGTTCTTTAAAAAGATAGACGGCATTTGGGTGCATGAAGGCGTTTGGGCAGGCGGCGATAATTATTCTGCAGGCAGTTTTTCCGAGTCGATGGCGGCGGTGTATTCGTTGATCACGATCAGCGATCTGCGCGAAGAGTATCCCGAATTATTTACAGGTGCCGAAAACGCAGAGATCGACGAGTGGCTCAAACGGCTTCCCGATATGCCTCCCTATAACGATCAGTTTACTGTGACGTACGATCCGGATAAGGCAATGTATACGATTGGGCATACAACGGCAAAAATCCCCGAAATGATCACTGAGGGTACGGGTTATGTCGGCGGTCCGACCAATAACGTGTATTTTTGGTACCACCTCTTGCCTTATAACGATCCCAATCTGGCGGGAACGCTCGTTTCGATTGCCGAAAGCGGACAATTCGATTATCATTTTAACACGGGTTGGTCCGCTACCGTTGCGGCGCGCGCGGGGCTGTCGGATTTCGCGTATGAGTTTACCAGATATATGCTGCGGCCGAGTTCTCTCTACGATGATTGGTATTTTACCGAGAACGTAAACGATTCGGAGGATTTTAAACGCTCTCCCGAACTCGGTTCGCACGGTTCTTACGTTATGGCGATCAGCGCCATGATGTTCGACGGGGAAACGGACGAGTATATAAAAACTTTCCCGGCAATTCCCAGAAAGTGGCAGGCGATCGGGGTGGATTTCGACCGTATGCTGGCAAAGGGGAAAATCGAGGTTTCGGGTAAGTTCACGAATCAGCAAACAAGCGTTACGCTGAACAACCTTTCGGGACAAGAAGCGATCCGCGACGTTTACGTCAGGGTACAGGAAGGCAGCGGCGCTGCGAGGTATAACGGGAACGAATATGAGATCGTCGATGGCTGCATGGCATTGATACCCGATGTACGTATTCCCGCGGGAGAATCGGTCACGCTTACGGTCGAAGGCATCGAAAAGGACGTAGAAATAGAAGAGTTTAAAGGCTTATCGCCTGTGGCGCAGAGCGATCGGGTCCGTACGGAAAATGTTCCGTTCAGTTGGACGGCGGCGGATCATGCTTGTTCATACCGTTTGGTCGTTTCGAAATATTCCGATCTGAGCACGCCGCTGTTCGATAAGAACGTCGGGCTCACAACGCTTTATTATCCGCTGGATACTGAGGAACAGATCGATCTCAGCGAAGGAACGAAATATTATTGGTCTGTATACGCCGTTCACGGCAGCAGCGAACGTCAGATGTCGCAGAAAGTACTGTCGTTTACAACGAAAGGCGGGGGCGCAGAGCCTGTGGATCCGTTACCCGACGGGACTACGATCGAAGTCTTCGGTAAAACCTGGGGCGTAAATCAGTATGCGGCTGCGGTCGATGACGGCATTCAGGTTACGAGCATTGTCGGATATCAGGAAAATAATCCTACGGGCGCATATTTTGAAACAGACAAGGATTTTATCGTCACCGTCTCTGTTGAAATGGGTAAACTCGGCAAAGCGGGCATCGAAATTCTGTCCAACGGAAGTTATCAGTTCGTGCGTACGGAAGACGGGCGAATTTCAAGTTACGGAAGTCTCGCCGGCGGAGGGATGTCGCCCGACGACGGGCCGGAAGTCACCGGAAAAGTTACATACCGTTTGAGTCGGTTAAACGGCGTGGTCAGTACCTATTACAAACTTGAAGGTGAAAACGACTTTACGAAAATTATGGAAGGAGAACTTCCCTCGGCGCTGAACGGTCAAAATATCCGCGTTTATTTATGTGCGATTTCTTCATATTACGATCAAAGTACGCAGGTCATGGCAAAATTTACCGATTATACAGAAGAGTTTTTCGAAGCGGGCGAGCCTTCGGAGCCGGGTGAAGAGATTCCCGAGGGCGAAATCGTTGCCGCAGGTCAGACGGTTTCGGTAAACGGTATTACGTTGACTGCCTCGGAAGGCGCTAATATCGTAAAAGGGCAAAACGGGGAAGCGGAAAGCGTTATCGTAAACAGTATAGAGGGCAGGAACGATGCCGACCCTACGGGCTTTTACTTCAACATATCGCAAAACTTTGAGTTTACTGCAAAATTCCGTACCGACGGTTTGGGAAAGAGCGGATTGATGTTACAGGATCCCGCAGGGAAATATATGTTTATCCGTTCGGAAAACGGTACGATTTCCAGTTACGGCAGTATGCAAGACGGTTGCGGGAGCGGCAATGCGGGGAATATAGATGGCTGGATCTATTTCAGACTTGCGATGGAAAACGGAGTTTTGTATACCGCGTATTCAGCAGACGGTCAAACGTTTACAAAAGTCGTCAATGATATTAAACTGTCTTACAATGCCGATACCGTATTCAAATTTTGGCTGTTCGCTTCGCAAGACGGTGCGGGCGGGGCGGTAAAGGCTGCACAGTTTACAGAACTTTCGTTGATTCAGACGCCGTATGAACAACCGGAAACAGGTATACCCTCGGGAAGTACGGTTGATGTATTCGGGAGGCAATTTACGTCGACGAGTGAAATCATAAAAACAGAGAACGGGTACAGGATCGCGGGTGCGGGGCTGCCCGATAACGCGCCTGCGGGAATGTACACTGTTTTGAACGGGGATTTTGTTCTCGAAGCAAAACTGAACATTCACCTTGACGGAGCGACTGCCGGACTGACGTTTCTGACCGAAAAAAACAATTATATGTTTGTCCGCTCGACAGGTGACTATAAACTGGAAAGTTACGGCAATCTGAATACGGGCGCAAGCGGCGTCGGCGGTACGGAAATCGGGTATACAGGCGGTGAAATCACATTAAAAATCGTAAGAAGCGGCAATACGGTTACGACGTATTATAAGTTAGGGGAAAAAGAGTTTAAACAATTCAGCGCGCTTGTGATCGACGAACAATACATAGGCGACAGCGATTCGCTGAAAGTATATTTTGCAGTCAACGGCGGCGGGATCAGTTCTTCAATGGAGATCTCCGAATGTAAAATAACACAGTGA
- a CDS encoding AzlC family ABC transporter permease has translation MKFMRGVKDGIPIALGYVSVAFAYGVLAREHGFPLWFPILVSLTNFTGTGQAAGTDLIAAGAGILELFTTMLIINIRYTVMSLSLSQKMGEGFPLWQRLVVAFGVTDENFAVAVRQPNKLTFPYLSGLIACSYFGWVSGTVLGAALGDIFSDALMSAFGIALSAMFVAIIVPPARENKSILFLVLLSVAASCAFYFIPYLNRVPSGWTIILCSVVCTAVVSLLFPHAEPETSEPKEKDDDA, from the coding sequence ATGAAATTCATGCGCGGCGTCAAGGACGGGATCCCCATCGCGCTCGGATATGTTTCGGTCGCATTCGCCTACGGCGTGCTCGCAAGGGAGCACGGCTTTCCGCTGTGGTTTCCCATTCTCGTATCGCTGACCAACTTTACGGGCACGGGGCAGGCGGCGGGCACAGACCTGATCGCGGCGGGCGCGGGCATATTGGAACTGTTCACGACCATGCTCATCATCAATATCCGTTATACGGTAATGTCTTTGTCCCTTTCCCAGAAAATGGGCGAAGGGTTTCCGCTTTGGCAGAGGCTCGTCGTGGCGTTCGGCGTGACCGACGAAAACTTTGCCGTGGCGGTGCGCCAACCGAACAAACTCACTTTCCCCTATCTTTCGGGGCTTATCGCCTGCTCTTATTTCGGTTGGGTTTCGGGAACCGTGCTCGGCGCCGCGCTTGGAGACATCTTTTCCGACGCGCTGATGAGCGCGTTCGGCATCGCGCTCTCCGCTATGTTCGTCGCGATCATCGTACCGCCCGCAAGGGAAAACAAGAGCATCCTTTTTCTCGTGCTCTTATCCGTCGCAGCGAGTTGCGCGTTTTATTTCATTCCGTATCTGAACCGCGTGCCGTCGGGTTGGACGATCATTCTCTGCTCCGTCGTCTGCACGGCAGTCGTATCGCTCCTGTTCCCGCATGCCGAGCCCGAAACGAGCGAGCCGAAGGAGAAAGACGATGACGCTTAA